The following is a genomic window from Bordetella petrii.
ACCGTACTTACCGGCATCAGCCTGTCGGTGCTGGACACCACCATCGCCAACGTGGCGTTGCCCACCATCGCCACCGACCTGCACGCCTTGCCGTCGCAGGCCGTGTGGATCGTCAATGCCTACAACCTGGCCGTGGTCGCGCTGCTGCTGCCCTTGTCGGCTCTGGCCGAGCGCATTGGCTTCAAGCGCATGTTCTCGTTCGGCCTGGCGCTGTTCGCGCTGGCCTCGCTGTTCGGCGCCGTGTCGCAGACCCTTTGGCAATTGACGCTGGCCCGCGTGGTGCAGGGCATAGGAGCCGCTACGCTGATGTGCATGTTCGGCGGGCTGGTGCGCAACATCTACCCGCTGCGCCTGCTGGGGCGCGGCATCAGTCTTAACGCCACCACCGTGGCGGTAATGTCGGTGGTGGGCCCGACGCTTGGCTCGGTCATTCTTGAAATTGCCCACTGGCGCTGGATTTTCGCCATCAACCTGCCCGTGTGCGCGGCGGTGATGCTGGGCCTGCGCCACCTGCCCGTGGTGCCGCGCACCAACGTCCGGCTCGACTGGCTGAGCGCGCTGCTGTGCATGGCGACGCTGGCGGTATTCATATCCGGCGTCGATACGCTGGGCCAGAACCTGGTTCGGGGCGCTGTCATGATCGTGGCGGCTATCCTGGTGGGGTGGGTGCTGGTGCGCCGCGCCAATAACCAGCCAGCGCCGCTGGTGCCCGTGGACTTGCTGCGGATCCGCTCGGTCGGTTTCGCGGTAGCGGCTTCGGCCTGTACCTTCGCGGCACAGATGGCATCGTACGTATCGCTGCCGTTCTACTTCCAGCAGGTGCTGGGCCGCTCGTACCTGGAAGTAGGCATGCTGATGGGCGCGTGGCCGGTGGGCACGGCCATCGTCGCGCCACTGGCGGGTCGCATGTCGGACCGCTACTCGGCCGCCACGCTCAGCGGCGCGGGCGCGGGCGCCATGGTGATCGGACTGGCCACGCTGGCGTTTCTGCCGCTGGATGCCACCAACACCTGGATCATGGTGGCCATGTTCATCACGGGCACGGGCTTCGGATTCTTCCAGACCCCCAACAACCGCGCCATGCTGTCGTCATCGCCGCGCCAGCGCAGCGGCGCGGCCGGCGGGCTGCAGGCCACCACGCGCGTGTTCGGCCAAAGCTTCGGCACCGCGCTGGTGGCCATTGCCTTTGGCATCAGTGGGGCCGCGGGCCCCGCTTCGGCGTTGATCCTGGCCATGCTCTGCGCGGCCGTGGCCGTAGCGGTGAACGTGGTGCGGGTGAACAAGCTGCGGCCCAGCTGACACGGCTTCAGGCGGGTCCCGGCGCCGCGTCACTCTATAATGCGGCCGTATGGATTCCTATAGGCATTGCGCATGAAAATCACGGTTATCGGCACGGGCTACGTCGGACTTGTCTCGGGCGCCTGCCTGGCCGACATGGGCAACGAAGTCTTGTGCCTGGATGTCGATGCGGCCAAGATCCAGACCCTGCAACAGGGGGGCATTCCCATCTACGAGCCGGGCCTGGACGACCTGGTCAAACGCAATGCCCAGGCCGGCCGCCTGAAGTTCACCGACGACGTCGCCGCCAGCGTGGCTTTCGGCGATGTGCAGTTCATTGCCGTGGGCACGCCGCCCGGCGAAGACGGCTCGGCCGACCTGCAGCATGTGCTGGCCGCGGCCCGCAACATCGCGCGGCACATGACCACCCGCAAGGTGGTGGTCGACAAATCCACCGTGCCCGTAGGCACGGCCGACAAAGTGCGCCAGGCCATGGCCGGCGTGCTGGCCGAGCGTGGCGTCGACGTGCCCTTCAGCGTAGCCTCGAATCCCGAGTTCCTGAAAGAAGGCGCCGCAATCAAAGACTTCATGAGCCCCGATCGCATCATCGTCGGGGCCGACGACGACTACACCGTTGACGTGATGCGGCGGCTGTATGCGCCGTTCCAGCGCACCCACGAACGCCTGATGGTCATGGATGTGCGCTCGGCAGAACTCACCAAGTATGCCGCCAACGCCATGCTGGCTACCCGCATCTCGTTCATGAACGAGATGGCCAACCTGGCCGAGGCCCTGGGCGCCGACGTCGAGCAAGTGCGGCGCGGCATCGGCGCCGACCCGCGCATCGGCTACCATTTCCTGTATCCCGGCGTGGGCTACGGCGGCTCGTGCTTTCCAAAAGATGTGCAGGCGCTGGTGCAAACTGCCGCCGAACACGGCCTGCCCATGCGCGTAGTGGCCGCCGCCGAAGCCGCCAACGACGCGCAAAAGCTGCGGCTGTCGCAGAAAATCGTGGCGCGTTTCGGCGAAGACCTGTCCGGCCGCACCTTTGCCTTGTGGGGCCTGGCCTTCAAGCCCAACACGGACGACATGCGCGAGGCGCCCAGCCTCACAGCCATTGCCGAACTCACGCGCCGCGGCGCCCTCGTGCGCGCTTACGACCCTATCGCCATGCCGCATTCCCGCCAGATCCTGGCGCACAATCCGGCGGTGGCGTTCGCCGACGACATGTACCAGGCGCTGGACGGCGCCGATGCCTTGCTGATCGCCACTGAGTGGAAAGTGTTCCGCGCGCCCGACCTGGACCGCATGCGCGCGCTGCTGAAAACACCGCTGGTCATCGACGGCCGCAACCTGTATGTGCCCGCCGAAATACGCGCGCAGGGTTTCGAATACCTAGGTATCGGACGTGCATGAATATTCTGCAGCTCAACTTTGAGAAAGGCTGGCGCGGCGGCGAGCGCCAGACGCTGTACTGCATGCGCGCGTTCCGCGCGGCGGGGCATCAGGTCGAGCTGCTGTGCCGGGCCGGTGGCCCCCTGGAAGCCCGCGCCGGCGAAGAGGGCTTCACGGCTCACGGCGTGCGCAACGTGCCGGGCCAACTGGGCTTTCTGGCCCGCGCCGGACGCAACTACGACATCATCCACGCCCAAACCGCCAACACCGTTACCTGGGCGGTGCTCACCAAAGGCCTGCATCGCCGGCCCGTGGTGTTCTCGCGCCGCACCTCGTTCGTAGTCGAGCCCAACGAAGAATGGAAAACCGGCGCCAAGTGGCGCCGCGTGGACGGCTTCGTGGCCATCAGCGAGATGGCGGCCGCCGAGCCGCGCCGGCTGGGCATCGACCCCATCATTATCCGCAGCGCCGTCGAGCCGCATGACATCGACCGCGCCAACGTCGAACGCCTGGCCGACGAACTGGGATTGCGCGGCAAAAAGGTGCTGGCCACGTCCGCCGCCCTGATTCGCGACAAAGATCCCCTGACCCTGGTTCGCGCTGTGGGCGAGCTGGCGCGCACGCGCAACGATTTCGTCTTTGTGCACTTTGGCGCCGGCGGCGACCGCGAAGCCGAGGCGCGCGCCGAAGTGCAGGCCCTGGGGCTGCAACAGGTGTACCTGTTCGCCGGTTTTCGCAAGGGCATCGAAGACTTCTACAGCATCTTCGACGTGTTCGTCATGAGCTCGCAAGAAGAAGCGCTGGGCAGCAGTGTGCTGGATGCCTTCCTGCAGCATGTTCCGGTCGTATCCACCGATGCCGGGGGCCTGAAAGAAAGCCTGGCCGATGGCCGCGGCGTCTTGTGTCCCGTGGGCGACGCGCACGCCATGGCGAAAGGCATGGCCCGCTGCCTGGACGACGCCGCATTTCGCGCCGACTGCACCCAGCGCGCCTACGATTACGTGCGCACCGAGCACGACGTCACTGAAATGGGCCGCCGCTACCTGGCCCTGTTCGACCGCCTGTTGGCAGCGCGGCGGGCCTAGCTGGCCGACACATCGATCCGCGTTTCGAACTTTGCCCGGTGCACCGAAAAGAATGTGCGCACGTTGCGCACATTGGCCTGCGCGGTGAACGCCCGGTGCGCCAGCGCATGGTAGGCCGGCATGTCGCGCACCTGCGCCACCACCAGGAAATCGGGCCCCGGCGACACGCGGTAGCACTGCAGCACGGCTGGCTCGTCCATCAACGTGCGCTCGAATGCATCCAGGCTTTCCGCCGCCTGCACATCCAGCGTGATTTCCACGATGGCCGTCAGCGTGCTGCCCAGTTTTTCAGGCGCCACGATCGCGACTTGCCGTGCAATGACGCCCGTATCCACCAGCCGCCGCACCCGCCGCAGGCAGGTTGGCGGCGAAGCATGCACCCGTGTGGCGAGCTCCTGGTTGGTGAGTGCGCAGTCGTGTTGAAGCTGGTCCAGGATGCGGCGGTCGAGTTCGTCCAGTTCGACAGGAGGGGGCGCCTGTTCTTGCATTTTTATTTCATCAACCTGATTATATTGAAATTATATTTAATCACGTTTATGTAAGAAAATCAGCTTTCATAAGTGGCTAAATAAAGAAATCAAATTTCAAGCCAGCAAGCGCACAATGCGCCGATACGTAAAATCATCGGAGAGTTCTCTATGTGCGGCATTGTTGGCGCCGTCGCTCAGCGCGACATCACCCCCGTCCTGGTCGAAGGCCTGAAGCGGCTGGAATACCGCGGCTACGACTCGTGCGGCGTGGCGCTGTATGTGGACGGGCACCTGCGCCGCACCCGCAGTACGCAGCGCGTGGCCGAATTGGGCGAGCAGATCGCGCAAGACAAGCTGGCCGGCTTCACCGGCATCGCCCACACTCGCTGGGCCACCCATGGCGTGCCCGCCACCCACAATGCCCACCCGCATTTCTCGCGCCTGGGCAAAGACGAGCCGCGCATCGCGCTGGTGCACAACGGCATCATCGAAAACCACGACGA
Proteins encoded in this region:
- a CDS encoding MFS transporter, yielding MSADPKASSAACARPSLPDGLPTPRRYWAAATVLTGISLSVLDTTIANVALPTIATDLHALPSQAVWIVNAYNLAVVALLLPLSALAERIGFKRMFSFGLALFALASLFGAVSQTLWQLTLARVVQGIGAATLMCMFGGLVRNIYPLRLLGRGISLNATTVAVMSVVGPTLGSVILEIAHWRWIFAINLPVCAAVMLGLRHLPVVPRTNVRLDWLSALLCMATLAVFISGVDTLGQNLVRGAVMIVAAILVGWVLVRRANNQPAPLVPVDLLRIRSVGFAVAASACTFAAQMASYVSLPFYFQQVLGRSYLEVGMLMGAWPVGTAIVAPLAGRMSDRYSAATLSGAGAGAMVIGLATLAFLPLDATNTWIMVAMFITGTGFGFFQTPNNRAMLSSSPRQRSGAAGGLQATTRVFGQSFGTALVAIAFGISGAAGPASALILAMLCAAVAVAVNVVRVNKLRPS
- a CDS encoding UDP-glucose dehydrogenase family protein, with the translated sequence MKITVIGTGYVGLVSGACLADMGNEVLCLDVDAAKIQTLQQGGIPIYEPGLDDLVKRNAQAGRLKFTDDVAASVAFGDVQFIAVGTPPGEDGSADLQHVLAAARNIARHMTTRKVVVDKSTVPVGTADKVRQAMAGVLAERGVDVPFSVASNPEFLKEGAAIKDFMSPDRIIVGADDDYTVDVMRRLYAPFQRTHERLMVMDVRSAELTKYAANAMLATRISFMNEMANLAEALGADVEQVRRGIGADPRIGYHFLYPGVGYGGSCFPKDVQALVQTAAEHGLPMRVVAAAEAANDAQKLRLSQKIVARFGEDLSGRTFALWGLAFKPNTDDMREAPSLTAIAELTRRGALVRAYDPIAMPHSRQILAHNPAVAFADDMYQALDGADALLIATEWKVFRAPDLDRMRALLKTPLVIDGRNLYVPAEIRAQGFEYLGIGRA
- a CDS encoding glycosyltransferase family 4 protein — protein: MNILQLNFEKGWRGGERQTLYCMRAFRAAGHQVELLCRAGGPLEARAGEEGFTAHGVRNVPGQLGFLARAGRNYDIIHAQTANTVTWAVLTKGLHRRPVVFSRRTSFVVEPNEEWKTGAKWRRVDGFVAISEMAAAEPRRLGIDPIIIRSAVEPHDIDRANVERLADELGLRGKKVLATSAALIRDKDPLTLVRAVGELARTRNDFVFVHFGAGGDREAEARAEVQALGLQQVYLFAGFRKGIEDFYSIFDVFVMSSQEEALGSSVLDAFLQHVPVVSTDAGGLKESLADGRGVLCPVGDAHAMAKGMARCLDDAAFRADCTQRAYDYVRTEHDVTEMGRRYLALFDRLLAARRA
- a CDS encoding Lrp/AsnC family transcriptional regulator — encoded protein: MQEQAPPPVELDELDRRILDQLQHDCALTNQELATRVHASPPTCLRRVRRLVDTGVIARQVAIVAPEKLGSTLTAIVEITLDVQAAESLDAFERTLMDEPAVLQCYRVSPGPDFLVVAQVRDMPAYHALAHRAFTAQANVRNVRTFFSVHRAKFETRIDVSAS